A window from Exiguobacterium marinum DSM 16307 encodes these proteins:
- the rpoC gene encoding DNA-directed RNA polymerase subunit beta' gives MVDVNRFEYMKIGLASSEKIRSWSYGEVKKPETINYRTLKPEKDGLFCERIFGPTKDWECYCGKYKRIRYKGVICDRCGVEVTKAKVRRERMGHIELAAPVSHIWYFKGIPSRMGLVLDMSPRALEEVIYFASYVVTEPGDTPLEKKQLLSEKEFRLYREKYGSDFKADMGAEAIRTLLQDVNLEKEVGELREELKTVQGQRRTRAIKRLEVLDAFFTSGNNPDWMILEVLPVIPPELRPMVQLDGGRFATSDLNDLYRRVINRNNRLKRLLDLGAPNIIVQNEKRMLQEAVDALIDNGRRGRPVTGPGNRPLKSLSHMLKGKQGRFRQNLLGKRVDYSGRSVIVVGPNLKMYQCGLPKEMALELFKPFVMKELVGRGIASNIKNAKRKIEKMQPEIWGVLEEVIREHPVLLNRAPTLHRLGIQAFEPILVEGRAIRLHPLVCTAYNADFDGDQMAVHVPLSAEAQAEARLLMLAAQNILNPKDGKPVVTPSQDMVLGNYYISLEREDAVGEGKVFSNVNEALIAYQNGYVHLHSRVALPARTLNNPTFTDEQNEKLLITTVGKMVFNEILPNTFPYLNEPTMENLQEATPDKYFIDKGTNVAEEIASRPIIDPFKKGFLGKVIAEVFQKFETTETSRMLDRMKDLGFKHSTKAGVTVGIADIIVLPDKQEILDEAQTQVDQIMKSFRRGLITEDERYERVVRAWNEAKDEIQSRLMKSLNRLNPIFMMSDSGARGNASNFTQLAGMRGLMAAPSGRIIELPIKSSFREGLTVQEYFISTHGARKGLADTALKTADSGYLTRRLVDVAQDVIIREEDCGTDRGIRVSALREGTEEIESLYDRLVGRTSFETVTHPETGEVLIDKNELITEDIARIIVDAGVEQVEIRTAFTCNTSHGVCKKCYGRNLATGSNVEVGEAVGIIAAQSIGEPGTQLTMRTFHTGGVAGDDITQGLPRIQEVFEARNPKGQAVISEISGTVIDFTESRDKRELTVEGFSETRSYTIPFGARLRVQIGDTVEAGEVFTEGSIDPKELLNVRGVSGVQNYLLQEVQKVYRMQGVEIGDKHVEVMVRQMLRRVKVIESGDTPLLPGSLVDISVFKEACKGAIRDGKHPATAKPVLLGITKASLETDSFLSAASFQETTRVLTDAAIKGKRDYLLGLKENVIIGKLVPAGTGMAVYRDVKLEEDEAPVALEDTTVE, from the coding sequence TTGGTAGATGTTAATCGATTTGAATATATGAAAATCGGCTTGGCTTCATCAGAGAAGATCCGTTCGTGGTCTTACGGTGAAGTCAAAAAGCCGGAAACGATCAACTATCGTACACTTAAACCAGAGAAGGACGGATTGTTCTGTGAACGAATCTTCGGTCCTACGAAAGACTGGGAATGTTACTGCGGGAAATACAAACGAATCCGTTATAAAGGAGTCATTTGTGACCGCTGTGGCGTTGAAGTGACGAAAGCGAAAGTGCGTCGCGAGCGAATGGGCCATATCGAGCTCGCGGCACCAGTTTCGCACATCTGGTACTTTAAAGGGATTCCAAGCCGCATGGGGCTTGTTCTCGATATGTCACCACGTGCACTTGAAGAAGTCATTTACTTCGCATCTTACGTGGTAACAGAACCAGGTGACACACCGCTTGAGAAGAAACAACTTCTCTCGGAAAAAGAATTCCGTCTCTATCGTGAAAAATACGGTAGCGACTTCAAAGCAGACATGGGTGCTGAAGCAATCCGTACACTTCTTCAAGACGTCAATCTTGAAAAAGAAGTGGGTGAGCTTCGTGAAGAGTTGAAAACTGTCCAAGGTCAGCGTCGTACTCGTGCGATCAAGCGCTTGGAAGTTCTTGACGCGTTCTTCACTTCAGGAAACAATCCAGACTGGATGATCCTTGAAGTACTTCCTGTCATCCCGCCAGAGCTTCGCCCAATGGTACAGCTCGACGGAGGACGCTTTGCAACATCTGACTTGAACGATTTGTATCGTCGAGTCATCAACCGGAACAACCGTCTCAAACGTTTGCTCGACCTCGGCGCGCCGAATATCATCGTGCAAAACGAGAAGCGTATGCTTCAAGAAGCGGTTGATGCTCTCATCGACAACGGTCGTCGTGGTCGTCCGGTAACAGGTCCTGGTAACCGTCCGCTCAAATCGCTTTCACATATGTTGAAAGGGAAACAAGGTCGTTTCCGTCAAAACCTTCTCGGTAAACGGGTCGACTACTCAGGACGTTCGGTTATCGTCGTAGGACCAAACTTGAAGATGTATCAGTGTGGTCTTCCAAAAGAGATGGCACTTGAGCTCTTCAAACCGTTCGTAATGAAAGAACTTGTCGGTCGCGGCATCGCTTCAAACATTAAGAACGCAAAACGTAAAATCGAGAAGATGCAACCTGAAATCTGGGGCGTCCTTGAAGAAGTCATCCGTGAGCATCCGGTTCTCTTGAACCGTGCCCCGACACTTCACCGCCTTGGTATTCAAGCATTCGAACCGATTCTTGTTGAAGGTCGTGCGATTCGCCTTCACCCACTCGTATGTACGGCTTATAACGCCGACTTCGATGGTGACCAAATGGCTGTCCACGTTCCACTTTCTGCAGAAGCACAAGCGGAAGCACGCCTTCTCATGCTCGCTGCACAGAACATTTTGAACCCGAAAGACGGTAAACCGGTTGTTACACCATCGCAGGATATGGTCCTCGGTAACTACTACATCTCACTTGAACGTGAAGATGCCGTCGGTGAAGGAAAAGTGTTCTCGAACGTCAACGAAGCGTTGATTGCTTACCAAAACGGATATGTCCACTTGCACTCGCGTGTGGCTCTTCCGGCACGTACGCTCAACAATCCGACGTTCACAGACGAACAGAACGAGAAATTGCTCATTACGACAGTTGGGAAGATGGTCTTTAACGAAATCTTGCCAAATACGTTCCCTTACTTGAACGAGCCAACGATGGAAAACTTGCAGGAAGCAACGCCTGACAAGTACTTCATCGACAAAGGGACGAATGTTGCGGAAGAAATCGCATCACGTCCAATCATCGATCCGTTCAAAAAAGGATTCCTCGGGAAAGTCATCGCGGAAGTGTTCCAGAAGTTTGAAACGACTGAAACAAGCCGCATGCTTGACCGGATGAAAGATCTTGGCTTTAAGCACTCGACAAAAGCGGGTGTAACGGTTGGGATTGCTGATATCATCGTACTTCCTGACAAACAGGAAATCTTGGATGAGGCACAAACTCAAGTCGACCAAATCATGAAGTCGTTCCGTCGCGGTCTCATCACAGAAGATGAGCGTTACGAGCGCGTAGTACGTGCTTGGAACGAAGCGAAGGATGAAATTCAATCTCGATTGATGAAATCCCTCAACCGCTTGAACCCGATCTTCATGATGTCTGACTCTGGTGCCCGTGGTAACGCATCTAACTTTACGCAGCTTGCGGGTATGCGTGGTTTGATGGCCGCTCCATCTGGTCGCATCATCGAACTTCCAATCAAATCGTCGTTCCGTGAAGGTCTGACGGTTCAAGAGTACTTCATCTCGACTCACGGGGCTCGTAAAGGTCTTGCCGATACAGCCTTGAAGACAGCCGATTCAGGTTACTTGACGCGCCGTCTTGTTGACGTGGCGCAAGATGTCATCATCCGTGAAGAAGACTGTGGAACAGACCGCGGAATCCGTGTGTCTGCACTCCGCGAGGGTACGGAAGAAATCGAAAGCTTGTACGACCGACTCGTCGGACGTACATCGTTCGAAACGGTCACACACCCTGAAACGGGCGAAGTGTTGATCGATAAGAACGAATTGATTACAGAAGATATCGCACGCATCATCGTTGATGCGGGTGTTGAACAAGTTGAAATTCGTACAGCCTTCACATGTAACACGTCACACGGCGTATGTAAGAAATGTTACGGACGCAACTTGGCGACTGGATCAAACGTTGAAGTCGGAGAAGCCGTCGGTATCATCGCCGCGCAATCGATCGGTGAGCCAGGAACGCAGCTTACAATGCGTACCTTCCACACTGGTGGGGTTGCCGGAGACGATATCACACAAGGTCTTCCACGTATCCAAGAGGTATTCGAAGCCCGTAACCCGAAAGGTCAAGCGGTCATCTCGGAAATCTCTGGTACGGTCATCGACTTCACTGAATCACGTGACAAGCGTGAGCTCACGGTCGAAGGATTCAGTGAGACACGTTCATACACGATTCCATTCGGAGCTCGTCTCCGCGTCCAAATTGGTGATACAGTTGAAGCCGGTGAAGTCTTCACGGAAGGTTCGATCGATCCGAAAGAATTGCTGAACGTCCGTGGTGTATCTGGTGTTCAAAACTATCTTCTCCAAGAAGTTCAAAAAGTTTATCGGATGCAAGGGGTAGAAATTGGTGATAAGCACGTTGAGGTTATGGTTCGCCAAATGCTTCGTCGTGTTAAAGTCATCGAGTCTGGTGACACGCCACTTCTCCCTGGATCACTTGTCGACATCAGCGTCTTCAAAGAAGCGTGTAAAGGTGCGATTCGTGACGGGAAACACCCGGCGACTGCAAAACCGGTCCTACTTGGAATCACGAAAGCCTCGCTTGAGACAGATTCGTTCCTCTCAGCAGCTTCGTTCCAAGAAACGACTCGTGTCTTGACTGATGCGGCAATCAAAGGGAAGCGCGACTACCTCCTTGGACTCAAAGAGAACGTCATTATCGGTAAACTCGTTCCGGCTGGTACTGGAATGGCTGTCTACCGTGATGTGAAACTTGAAGAAGATGAGGCACCAGTTGCTCTCGAAGATACAACGGTCGAATAA
- the rplC gene encoding 50S ribosomal protein L3 — protein sequence MAKGILGTKLGMTQIFNEAGEVVPVTVVAVEGNVVLQLKTVDTDGYEAVQLGFGDIKESRQNKPSKGHAAKANATPKRFIKEVRTSVEGYEIGQEIKADIFAAGELVDVTGTSKGKGFQGAIKRHGQSRGPMAHGSRYHRRPGSMGPVAPNRVFKGKLLPGQMGGERKTIQNLEIVKVDVERGLLLVKGAIPGARKSNVIIKTAVKGN from the coding sequence ATGGCTAAAGGAATCTTAGGAACAAAACTTGGTATGACTCAAATCTTCAACGAAGCAGGCGAAGTTGTACCGGTAACAGTAGTTGCTGTCGAAGGTAACGTCGTTCTTCAACTTAAAACAGTTGATACAGACGGTTACGAAGCAGTTCAACTTGGTTTCGGAGACATCAAAGAATCACGTCAAAACAAACCATCAAAAGGTCACGCTGCGAAAGCAAACGCGACACCTAAGCGCTTCATCAAAGAAGTTCGTACTTCAGTAGAAGGATACGAAATCGGTCAAGAGATTAAGGCAGACATTTTCGCTGCAGGTGAATTAGTAGACGTTACAGGTACATCGAAAGGTAAAGGATTCCAAGGTGCGATCAAGCGTCACGGACAATCACGTGGACCAATGGCTCACGGTTCGCGCTACCACCGTCGTCCTGGTTCGATGGGTCCTGTCGCTCCTAACCGCGTATTCAAAGGGAAACTTCTTCCTGGTCAAATGGGTGGAGAGCGTAAAACAATTCAAAACCTTGAAATCGTTAAAGTTGATGTGGAACGCGGCCTTCTCCTCGTGAAAGGTGCTATTCCAGGCGCTCGTAAATCGAACGTCATCATCAAAACAGCGGTCAAAGGTAACTAA
- the rplD gene encoding 50S ribosomal protein L4, whose protein sequence is MPKVALLNQTGSQVGEIELAEAIFGIEPNESVLYDAIVMQQASRRQGTHDTKGRSEVRGGGRKPWKQKGTGRARQGSIRSPQWVGGGTVFGPTPRSYSYKLPKKVRRLALLSALSSKVQNNEFIVLEGLAFDAPKTKDMAAVLNSLSVERKALVVTADYNETIALAARNIPGVTVIDAAGVNVLDLVANDKVIFTKDAVAKVEEVLA, encoded by the coding sequence ATGCCTAAAGTAGCTTTGCTTAACCAAACAGGTTCACAAGTTGGCGAAATCGAATTGGCAGAAGCCATCTTCGGAATCGAGCCAAACGAATCAGTACTTTACGACGCAATCGTCATGCAACAAGCATCACGCCGTCAAGGTACTCACGATACGAAAGGTCGCTCGGAAGTACGCGGTGGCGGCCGTAAACCATGGAAACAAAAGGGAACTGGTCGTGCGCGCCAAGGTTCTATCCGCTCACCACAATGGGTTGGTGGTGGTACAGTCTTCGGTCCAACACCACGTTCATACTCTTACAAACTTCCTAAGAAAGTTCGTCGTTTAGCACTTCTCTCGGCACTTTCGTCGAAAGTACAAAACAACGAATTCATCGTCCTCGAAGGCCTTGCTTTCGATGCACCAAAAACAAAAGATATGGCTGCTGTACTCAACAGCCTATCAGTAGAACGTAAGGCTCTTGTAGTCACAGCGGACTACAATGAGACTATCGCTCTCGCAGCTCGTAACATCCCAGGAGTGACTGTGATCGACGCAGCAGGCGTAAACGTTCTTGACCTCGTTGCTAACGACAAAGTCATCTTCACTAAAGATGCGGTTGCGAAGGTAGAGGAGGTGCTTGCATAA
- the rplW gene encoding 50S ribosomal protein L23: protein MAQAYDIIKRPIITERSVSLMEANKYVFEIDVKATKSQVKHAIETIFNVKVASVNTMNYKPKAKRVGRHAGYTARRKKAIVTLAEGNTIDFLG from the coding sequence ATGGCACAAGCATACGATATCATCAAACGTCCGATCATTACTGAACGTTCAGTTAGCCTCATGGAAGCTAACAAATACGTTTTCGAAATCGACGTAAAAGCGACTAAATCGCAAGTAAAACACGCTATCGAAACAATCTTCAACGTGAAAGTTGCTTCGGTAAACACAATGAACTACAAACCGAAAGCGAAACGTGTCGGTCGTCACGCTGGTTACACAGCTCGCCGTAAAAAAGCGATCGTAACTCTTGCTGAAGGCAACACAATCGACTTCCTCGGTTAA
- the rpsL gene encoding 30S ribosomal protein S12: MPTINQLVRKGRKSKVVKSDSPALNKGYNSFIKSQTNVSSPQKRGVCTRVGTMTPKKPNSALRKYARVRLTNQIEVTAYIPGIGHNLQEHSVVLIRGGRVKDLPGVRYHIVRGALDTAGVDGRMQGRSKYGTKRPKAAKK; this comes from the coding sequence ATGCCTACTATTAACCAGTTAGTCCGTAAAGGACGTAAATCGAAAGTCGTTAAATCTGACTCTCCAGCACTTAACAAAGGTTACAACAGTTTCATCAAGTCACAAACAAACGTGAGCTCACCACAAAAGCGTGGTGTTTGTACACGTGTTGGTACAATGACTCCGAAGAAACCGAACTCGGCGCTTCGTAAGTATGCTCGTGTTCGTTTGACTAACCAAATCGAAGTGACTGCGTACATCCCAGGTATTGGCCACAACCTTCAAGAGCACAGCGTTGTTCTTATCCGTGGAGGACGTGTAAAAGACTTACCAGGGGTACGTTACCACATCGTTCGTGGTGCGCTTGACACTGCAGGTGTGGACGGACGTATGCAAGGCCGTTCTAAATACGGTACGAAACGTCCGAAAGCTGCGAAGAAGTAA
- the rplB gene encoding 50S ribosomal protein L2: MAIKKFKPTTNGRRNMTSLDFAEITTNRPEKSLTEKLSKKGGRNNQGRLTVRHQGGGHKRKYRIIDFKRNKDGVAGRVSTIEYDPNRSANIALINYVDGEKRYILAPKGIKVGMEIMSGPEADIKVGNALPLVNIPVGTTIHNIELKPGKGGQLVRAAGASAQIQGRDGKYVIVRLQSGESRLFLGTCRATIGSVGNEEHELVNIGKAGRSRWLGKRPTVRGSVMNPVDHPHGGGEGRAPIGRTGPLTPWGKPALGLKTRKKNKSSDMYILRRRKK, encoded by the coding sequence ATGGCAATCAAAAAGTTTAAGCCGACCACTAACGGTCGTCGTAACATGACATCTCTTGATTTTGCAGAGATCACAACGAATCGCCCTGAAAAATCGTTAACTGAAAAGCTTTCGAAAAAAGGCGGACGTAACAACCAAGGTCGCTTGACTGTTCGTCACCAAGGTGGCGGTCACAAGCGTAAATACCGTATCATCGATTTCAAACGTAACAAAGATGGCGTTGCAGGACGTGTGTCAACGATCGAATACGATCCAAACCGTTCAGCTAACATCGCACTCATCAACTATGTAGATGGTGAGAAACGTTACATCCTCGCTCCTAAGGGCATCAAAGTGGGCATGGAAATCATGTCTGGTCCTGAAGCGGATATCAAAGTGGGGAACGCTCTTCCACTCGTAAACATCCCTGTCGGTACAACAATCCACAACATCGAGCTTAAGCCTGGTAAAGGCGGTCAGCTAGTTCGTGCGGCTGGTGCATCGGCACAAATCCAAGGACGTGACGGCAAGTACGTCATCGTTCGTCTTCAATCAGGTGAATCACGTTTGTTCCTCGGCACTTGCCGCGCGACAATCGGTTCAGTTGGTAACGAAGAACACGAACTCGTAAACATCGGTAAAGCAGGACGTTCACGTTGGTTAGGCAAACGCCCAACAGTACGTGGTTCTGTAATGAACCCGGTTGATCACCCACACGGTGGTGGTGAAGGTCGTGCGCCAATCGGTCGTACGGGCCCACTTACTCCTTGGGGTAAACCAGCTCTTGGTCTTAAAACTCGTAAGAAAAACAAATCGAGCGACATGTACATCCTTCGTCGCCGTAAGAAATAA
- the fusA gene encoding elongation factor G yields MAREFSLKNTRNIGIMAHIDAGKTTTTERILYYTGRIHKIGETHEGASQMDWMEQEQERGITITSAATTAQWNGHRVNIIDTPGHVDFTVEVERSLRVLDGAVAVLDAQSGVEPQTETVWRQATTYGVPRVVFVNKMDKIGADFLYSVKTLHERLHANAYAIQLPIGAEDNFKGIIDLVEMKTYMYNNDLGTDIEVIDGFPADMADQAEELRGQLIEGVADFNEELMMKYLEGEEISIEELKAAIRQATLSVEFYPVLVGSAFKNKGVQLMLNAVVDYLPSPVDVESIKGINLDTEEEITREPSDEAPFSALAFKVMTDPYVGKLTFFRVYSGTAEAGSYVKNSTKGKRERLGRILQMHANSREEIPMVFAGDIAAAVGFKDTTTGDTLCTEKDNIVLESMTFPEPVISVAIEPKSKADQDKMGQALAKLAEEDPTFRTETNPETGQTIISGMGELHLDILVDRMRREFKVEANVGAPQVAYRETIRGAAKIDSKFVRQSGGRGQYGHVVVEFEPNEEGAGFEFVNKIVGGVVPREYVPAVQNGIEEALENGILAGYPVVDVKARLVFGSYHDVDSNEMAFKVAASMAVKQLKDQAKAVILEPMMRVEVVIPEEYMGDIMGDVTSRRGRVEGMEARGNAQVVKAMIPLSEMFGYATSLRSRTQGRGTYSMHFDHYEEVPKSIAEEIVKKANG; encoded by the coding sequence ATGGCAAGAGAATTCTCCCTAAAGAATACTCGTAACATCGGGATCATGGCTCACATCGATGCCGGTAAAACGACAACAACTGAACGTATTCTTTATTACACAGGTCGTATCCATAAAATTGGTGAAACGCACGAAGGTGCTTCACAAATGGACTGGATGGAGCAGGAGCAAGAGCGTGGTATCACGATCACTTCGGCTGCGACAACTGCACAGTGGAATGGTCACCGTGTAAACATCATCGATACACCTGGACACGTAGACTTCACAGTAGAAGTTGAACGTTCACTTCGCGTACTTGATGGTGCTGTTGCTGTACTTGACGCTCAGTCAGGTGTAGAACCACAAACAGAAACTGTATGGCGTCAAGCGACGACATATGGTGTACCACGTGTCGTATTCGTCAACAAGATGGATAAAATCGGCGCAGACTTCTTGTACTCTGTGAAGACGCTTCATGAGCGCCTTCATGCGAACGCATACGCGATTCAACTCCCAATCGGAGCAGAGGACAACTTCAAAGGGATCATCGATCTCGTTGAAATGAAGACTTACATGTACAACAACGACCTCGGTACTGACATCGAAGTGATTGATGGCTTCCCAGCTGACATGGCTGACCAAGCTGAAGAACTTCGCGGTCAATTGATCGAAGGTGTTGCTGACTTCAACGAAGAGTTGATGATGAAGTACCTTGAAGGTGAAGAAATTTCAATTGAAGAATTGAAAGCTGCGATCCGTCAAGCGACACTTAGCGTTGAATTCTACCCTGTACTCGTTGGTTCTGCCTTCAAGAACAAAGGTGTTCAGCTTATGCTTAACGCCGTTGTTGATTACCTCCCATCACCAGTTGATGTCGAGTCAATCAAAGGGATCAACCTCGATACAGAAGAAGAAATCACACGTGAGCCTTCTGATGAAGCTCCATTCTCAGCACTTGCGTTCAAAGTTATGACTGACCCTTACGTCGGTAAATTGACGTTCTTCCGCGTGTACTCTGGTACAGCTGAAGCAGGATCATACGTGAAGAACTCGACTAAAGGGAAGCGTGAGCGTCTCGGTCGTATCCTTCAAATGCACGCAAACAGCCGTGAAGAGATTCCAATGGTATTCGCTGGTGACATCGCCGCTGCTGTTGGTTTCAAAGACACGACTACTGGTGACACGCTTTGTACTGAGAAAGATAACATCGTTCTCGAGTCAATGACGTTCCCAGAACCAGTTATCTCGGTTGCAATCGAGCCTAAATCGAAAGCAGACCAAGATAAAATGGGTCAAGCTCTTGCGAAACTCGCAGAAGAAGATCCAACATTCCGCACTGAAACAAACCCTGAGACTGGTCAAACGATCATCTCTGGTATGGGTGAGCTTCACCTTGACATCCTCGTTGACCGTATGCGTCGCGAATTCAAAGTAGAAGCTAACGTTGGTGCACCACAAGTTGCTTACCGTGAAACAATCCGTGGCGCTGCGAAGATCGATTCGAAATTCGTTCGTCAGTCTGGTGGACGCGGTCAGTACGGTCACGTTGTCGTAGAATTCGAGCCGAACGAAGAAGGCGCTGGATTCGAGTTCGTGAACAAGATCGTCGGTGGTGTTGTACCACGTGAATACGTCCCAGCTGTTCAAAACGGGATTGAAGAAGCTCTCGAAAACGGTATCCTCGCTGGTTACCCAGTAGTAGACGTTAAAGCTCGTCTCGTATTCGGATCGTACCACGATGTCGACTCGAACGAGATGGCGTTTAAAGTTGCTGCTTCGATGGCGGTTAAACAACTTAAGGACCAAGCGAAAGCTGTTATCCTTGAGCCAATGATGCGTGTTGAAGTTGTTATCCCAGAAGAATACATGGGTGACATCATGGGTGACGTTACGTCACGCCGTGGACGCGTAGAAGGTATGGAAGCTCGCGGTAACGCTCAAGTTGTTAAAGCGATGATTCCACTTTCTGAAATGTTCGGTTACGCAACATCACTTCGTTCACGTACGCAAGGACGTGGAACGTACTCGATGCACTTCGATCATTACGAAGAAGTACCGAAATCAATTGCTGAAGAAATCGTCAAAAAAGCGAACGGCTAA
- the rpsJ gene encoding 30S ribosomal protein S10 produces MANEKIRIRLKAYDHRVLDQSAEKIVETAKRSGAKVSGPIPLPTEKSIYTILRAVHKYKDAREQFEMRTHKRLIDIVNPTPKTVDSLMRLELPSGVDIEIKL; encoded by the coding sequence ATGGCAAATGAAAAAATTCGTATTCGTTTAAAAGCATATGACCATCGCGTTCTCGATCAATCAGCTGAGAAAATCGTTGAAACTGCGAAGCGCTCAGGTGCAAAGGTATCGGGTCCAATCCCGCTCCCAACTGAAAAATCGATTTACACGATCCTTCGTGCGGTCCACAAGTACAAAGATGCTCGTGAGCAGTTCGAAATGCGTACACACAAACGCTTGATCGACATCGTAAACCCAACACCGAAAACAGTCGATTCGCTTATGCGTCTCGAGTTACCATCAGGTGTAGACATCGAAATCAAACTTTAA
- the tuf gene encoding elongation factor Tu, with protein sequence MGKEKFDRSKPHVNIGTIGHVDHGKTTLTAAISAVLSRAQGKTATKFDQIDGAPEERERGITIATAHIEYETEKRHYAHVDCPGHADYVKNMITGAAQMDGAILVVSATDGPMPQTREHILLSRQVGVPYIVVFMNKVDMVDDEELLELVEMEIRELLSEYDFPGDDLPVIKGSALGALNGEAQWEEKVMELMNAVDEYIPEPVRDTDKDFMMPVEDVFSITGRGTVATGRVERGVLRVNDEVEIVGLTEETKKTVCTGVEMFRKLLDYAEAGDNIGALLRGVSREDIERGQVLAKPGSITPHSKFKASIYVLSKEEGGRHTPFFANYRPQFYFRTTDVTGIVHLPEGTEMVMPGDNIELTVELISTIAIEDGTRFSIREGGRTVGAGSVTEIIE encoded by the coding sequence ATGGGTAAAGAAAAATTCGACCGTTCTAAGCCGCACGTTAACATTGGTACAATTGGCCACGTTGACCACGGTAAAACAACTTTGACTGCAGCAATCTCTGCTGTACTTTCACGTGCACAAGGTAAAACAGCTACTAAGTTTGACCAAATCGATGGTGCTCCAGAAGAGCGCGAACGCGGTATCACAATCGCAACAGCTCACATCGAGTACGAAACTGAAAAGCGTCACTACGCACACGTTGACTGCCCAGGACACGCTGACTATGTTAAAAACATGATCACTGGTGCTGCTCAAATGGACGGAGCAATCCTCGTTGTATCTGCAACAGATGGCCCAATGCCACAAACACGTGAGCACATCCTTCTTTCACGTCAAGTAGGTGTTCCTTACATCGTAGTCTTCATGAACAAAGTTGACATGGTAGACGATGAAGAGCTCCTCGAACTCGTTGAAATGGAAATCCGTGAACTTCTTTCTGAATATGACTTCCCAGGCGACGACCTCCCTGTAATCAAAGGTTCTGCACTTGGCGCACTTAACGGTGAAGCTCAGTGGGAAGAAAAAGTTATGGAACTCATGAACGCTGTTGATGAGTACATCCCAGAACCAGTTCGTGACACTGATAAAGACTTCATGATGCCTGTTGAGGACGTATTCTCAATCACTGGTCGTGGTACTGTAGCGACTGGTCGTGTTGAGCGTGGTGTTCTCCGCGTCAACGACGAAGTTGAAATCGTTGGTCTTACAGAAGAAACTAAGAAAACTGTATGTACTGGTGTAGAGATGTTCCGTAAGCTTCTCGACTACGCTGAAGCTGGCGACAACATCGGTGCACTTCTCCGTGGTGTATCACGTGAGGACATCGAGCGTGGACAAGTACTTGCTAAGCCAGGTTCAATCACACCACACTCTAAATTCAAAGCATCAATCTATGTTCTTTCTAAAGAAGAGGGTGGCCGTCACACGCCATTCTTCGCGAACTACCGCCCGCAGTTCTACTTCCGTACAACTGACGTAACAGGTATCGTTCACCTTCCAGAAGGTACTGAAATGGTAATGCCAGGAGACAACATCGAGTTGACGGTCGAATTGATTTCTACAATCGCGATCGAAGACGGTACACGTTTCTCTATCCGTGAGGGTGGCCGTACTGTAGGTGCTGGTTCAGTAACAGAAATCATCGAGTAA
- the rpsG gene encoding 30S ribosomal protein S7, translating to MRKNRAERRDVIADPIYNSKLVTRLINRVMLDGKKGTAQTIIYNAFGLIAERSGKEPMEVFEEAMNNIMPVLEVKARRVGGANYQVPVEVRPERRTTLGLRYLVNYARLRNEKTMEQRIANEIMDAANNTGASVKRREDMHKMAEANKAFAHYRW from the coding sequence ATGCGTAAAAACCGTGCAGAACGTCGTGACGTTATCGCAGATCCGATCTACAACTCGAAATTGGTAACTCGCCTCATTAACCGTGTCATGTTAGACGGTAAAAAAGGTACAGCTCAAACTATCATTTACAACGCATTTGGCCTCATCGCTGAACGCTCAGGCAAAGAGCCTATGGAAGTGTTCGAAGAAGCAATGAACAACATCATGCCTGTACTTGAAGTTAAGGCACGCCGCGTAGGTGGAGCTAACTACCAGGTTCCTGTTGAAGTTCGTCCAGAGCGCCGTACAACACTTGGTCTTCGTTACCTCGTGAACTACGCTCGTCTCCGCAACGAAAAGACGATGGAGCAACGTATCGCGAACGAAATCATGGATGCAGCCAACAACACTGGTGCATCTGTTAAGAGACGCGAAGACATGCATAAGATGGCAGAGGCAAACAAAGCGTTTGCTCACTATCGTTGGTAA
- the rpsS gene encoding 30S ribosomal protein S19, whose amino-acid sequence MGRSLKKGPFADHHLLAKVDKINESGEKQVIKTWSRRSTIFPEFMGHTFGVHDGRKHVPVFVTEDMVGHKLGEFAPTRTYKGHGSDKKTKR is encoded by the coding sequence ATGGGTCGCAGCTTGAAAAAAGGTCCATTCGCAGATCACCACTTGCTCGCTAAAGTTGATAAAATCAACGAATCTGGTGAGAAGCAAGTCATCAAAACTTGGTCACGTCGCTCGACGATCTTCCCAGAATTCATGGGTCACACGTTCGGTGTACACGATGGTCGTAAACACGTACCAGTATTCGTGACAGAAGACATGGTTGGTCACAAACTTGGTGAATTCGCTCCAACACGCACGTACAAAGGTCACGGATCAGACAAGAAAACGAAACGGTAA